The Megasphaera stantonii genome includes a window with the following:
- a CDS encoding sigma-54 interaction domain-containing protein: MTKLDIKNLFNPQHILHVGNMRAKFFASGSFDGITDVREEILHGWKVSYDRGYRTPDFKKPVVTDLYLRTQKEEELLAIAVPYMERLYTFLQNDTFWITLLDRDGVILKLVGSDTMLKELAATGLIEGSNRGSDVPYGGLFHLVFTYKKPFIIVSTEHASSIDDNLAGGACPIVDPETKEILGFIAVSGHWWYSHLHTLGLAVIAAEAISKQYALEKATKRLYAMSQSLKKVNSRLYTTLDSIKTGIIYCNEEGTVKVINEGAVKLLGIKKDLKDVPGTNVCPYFDSKLSMDKIAANTKNGETYCYELVSSGCPDFVHKRNYLLYCYIRRINIGEKEQEYIITLSKQTEAHLNATKMIYAEPTFSFDDIIGSSDAIRQVKTIAELGAAHNPSILITGESGTGKELFAQSIHNASSRRNGPFVAINCGAIPRTLIESELFGYEKGAFTGADKKGHPGKFELANGGTLFLDEIGDMPYDVQVTLLRVLQTQTVTRIGGAKPTQIDVRIVSATNKDLRKCIENHTFREDLYYRLNVFTIPLPPLRERGRDIEEIARYFLTVYNKIYDKHVADISEDVLRAFHAYRWPGNIRELENVMERAVILCKTNVVVLKDIPRDITLIGGGGGMIGQRIINSTTIANREQIEETLRRHKGNMSHAAKELGMSRPTLYKRVKEYGIDKRKFE; this comes from the coding sequence TTGACAAAACTAGATATAAAAAATCTATTTAACCCGCAGCATATTCTCCATGTCGGCAACATGCGGGCGAAATTTTTTGCCAGCGGCAGCTTTGACGGCATTACAGACGTGCGGGAAGAAATTTTACACGGCTGGAAGGTATCCTACGACAGAGGCTACCGCACGCCGGATTTCAAAAAGCCCGTCGTGACGGACTTGTACCTGCGCACGCAGAAGGAGGAAGAGCTGCTGGCTATTGCCGTGCCGTATATGGAGCGGTTGTATACGTTTTTACAGAACGATACCTTTTGGATTACCCTATTGGATCGCGACGGCGTCATCTTAAAGCTGGTCGGCTCGGATACGATGCTGAAGGAACTGGCGGCGACGGGACTTATCGAAGGCTCCAACCGGGGGAGCGACGTTCCCTATGGAGGGTTGTTTCACCTGGTCTTTACCTACAAAAAGCCCTTCATTATCGTGTCGACGGAACACGCCTCGTCTATCGACGACAACCTGGCCGGCGGCGCCTGCCCTATCGTCGACCCAGAGACGAAGGAGATTTTAGGCTTTATCGCCGTATCGGGCCATTGGTGGTATTCCCATCTGCATACGCTGGGATTGGCCGTCATCGCGGCGGAAGCCATTTCCAAGCAGTATGCATTGGAAAAAGCGACGAAGCGCCTGTACGCCATGAGTCAATCCCTGAAAAAAGTAAACTCCCGGCTATATACGACGCTGGACAGCATTAAGACGGGTATCATTTACTGTAATGAAGAGGGAACGGTCAAGGTCATCAATGAAGGCGCTGTGAAATTGCTGGGAATCAAGAAGGACTTGAAGGATGTGCCGGGGACGAACGTCTGCCCGTATTTTGACTCGAAGCTGTCTATGGATAAAATCGCCGCCAATACGAAGAACGGCGAAACGTACTGCTACGAGCTGGTCAGCTCGGGCTGCCCCGATTTTGTCCATAAACGGAACTATTTGCTGTACTGCTACATCCGCCGCATCAATATTGGCGAAAAGGAACAGGAATATATTATTACTCTGTCGAAGCAGACCGAAGCCCATCTGAATGCGACCAAGATGATCTATGCCGAGCCGACGTTCAGCTTCGATGACATTATCGGCTCGTCCGACGCGATCCGGCAGGTGAAAACCATTGCCGAGCTGGGGGCAGCCCATAATCCATCTATCTTGATTACCGGCGAGAGCGGGACGGGGAAGGAATTGTTTGCCCAGTCCATTCATAATGCCAGCAGCCGGCGGAATGGTCCCTTTGTGGCGATTAACTGCGGCGCTATCCCGCGGACCCTCATAGAAAGCGAGCTCTTCGGCTATGAAAAGGGCGCCTTTACCGGCGCCGACAAGAAAGGGCATCCGGGCAAGTTTGAGCTGGCCAACGGCGGCACCTTGTTTTTAGACGAAATCGGCGACATGCCCTACGACGTCCAGGTGACGCTGCTGCGCGTGCTGCAGACGCAGACGGTAACCCGCATCGGCGGCGCGAAGCCCACACAGATCGACGTCCGCATCGTGTCGGCTACGAACAAGGACCTGCGCAAGTGCATTGAAAACCATACCTTCCGCGAAGATTTATACTACCGCCTCAACGTGTTTACCATCCCCTTGCCGCCGCTGCGGGAACGGGGCCGGGACATAGAGGAAATCGCCCGCTATTTCCTGACGGTCTATAATAAGATTTACGACAAGCACGTCGCCGACATATCGGAAGACGTCTTGCGGGCCTTTCACGCCTACCGGTGGCCCGGCAATATACGGGAACTGGAAAACGTGATGGAGCGGGCCGTTATCTTGTGTAAAACGAATGTAGTCGTTCTTAAAGATATTCCCCGTGACATAACCCTTATAGGAGGGGGGGGGGGTATGATTGGTCAGCGAATTATTAATTCGACAACAATTGCGAATCGAGAGCAAATAGAAGAAACGCTCAGGAGACATAAGGGTAACATGTCCCATGCGGCGAAGGAGTTGGGGATGAGCCGTCCAACGTTGTATAAGCGCGTCAAGGAATACGGCATAGACAAACGAAAATTTGAGTGA
- a CDS encoding 3-hydroxyacyl-CoA dehydrogenase family protein, whose protein sequence is MEVKQILVYGAGLMGRGIAQVFSRNPEYSIVLYDIADNDVLGQVRKEMMSFVDQGIVDADTAEQQLSRISFTTDLSPELCQKTDLVVEAVFENMELKQSVFEKLEIMCRPDTIFCTNTSVMSPTEISARVKHKERFVGTHFWNPATLIPLVEVVKANGSSDEVAQQVYDILEKVGKKPVICQRDVPGFIANRMQHALWREKRFISSNRGLPTPKRSIKPLNTASASACPSCRRWLTPIWSART, encoded by the coding sequence ATGGAAGTAAAACAGATTTTAGTGTACGGCGCCGGCTTGATGGGCCGGGGCATCGCCCAGGTATTTTCCCGCAATCCGGAATATTCCATCGTTTTATATGATATCGCCGACAACGATGTTCTCGGCCAGGTCCGCAAGGAAATGATGTCCTTTGTCGATCAGGGCATCGTCGATGCCGACACGGCAGAACAGCAGCTGAGCCGCATCAGCTTTACGACGGATTTGAGCCCTGAATTGTGCCAGAAGACGGATTTAGTCGTCGAAGCCGTATTTGAAAACATGGAATTGAAGCAATCGGTCTTCGAAAAGCTGGAAATCATGTGCCGTCCCGACACGATTTTCTGCACCAATACGTCCGTCATGAGCCCGACGGAAATCAGCGCCCGCGTCAAGCACAAAGAACGCTTCGTCGGCACCCATTTCTGGAATCCGGCAACGCTGATTCCCCTGGTAGAAGTCGTCAAAGCCAACGGCTCGTCTGACGAAGTAGCCCAGCAGGTATACGACATTTTGGAAAAAGTAGGCAAAAAGCCGGTTATCTGCCAGCGCGACGTGCCGGGCTTCATTGCCAACCGCATGCAGCACGCCCTGTGGAGAGAAAAGCGATTTATATCGTCGAACAGGGGATTGCCGACGCCGAAACGGTCGATAAAGCCGTTAAATACAGCTTCGGCCTCCGCCTGCCCCAGCTGCCGCCGTTGGTTAACTCCGATTTGGTCGGCACGGACTTGA
- a CDS encoding 3-hydroxyacyl-CoA dehydrogenase family protein yields MADAETVDKAVKYSFGLRLPQLPPLVNSDLVGTDLTYNIHEYILKYLCSDTTPSPLLVKMKEENKMGFKSGEGFFKWDDESIAAERKGLNDYLIHMLYKKDKE; encoded by the coding sequence ATTGCCGACGCCGAAACGGTCGATAAAGCCGTTAAATACAGCTTCGGCCTCCGCCTGCCCCAGCTGCCGCCGTTGGTTAACTCCGATTTGGTCGGCACGGACTTGACCTACAACATTCACGAATACATCTTGAAATATCTGTGCAGTGACACGACGCCGTCGCCCCTGCTGGTCAAGATGAAGGAAGAAAACAAGATGGGCTTCAAGAGCGGCGAAGGCTTCTTCAAATGGGACGACGAATCCATCGCAGCAGAACGCAAGGGGCTGAACGACTATTTAATTCACATGCTTTATAAAAAAGACAAAGAATAA
- a CDS encoding short-chain fatty acid transporter: MAQANSQNAQKKTITDKFIEFSLNYIPDSMVFVLGLTVFVFVLALIFTDSTPWGLVEDYAKGFWELLSFSMQMCLMMISGFVIANAKPIRKGIVRLIDWPKTRGGTIALFALITGVISWLHWGVGLMATIIMGKEIAIRKRGQGFHYAFIVAMAYTSMNIMANGISQAAPLLSATPGNFMEKIMGGIVPISQTSLSPYMMTFLVLELLALPVVYYLLMPKKEKAVEISDELYKEFTAEPEKVDASKKLTPAERWERSRVLNTLIALLILIWFGDHVITEGVSKINLNTINFALFGLGLLFHDSPHSYIESVKEGATTVYGVIIQFPLYAGIFGLITFSGLADEITELFISIATPGTYPWIVFIYTGIMDFFVPSAGSKFVIEAPYLVPAAQHLGVPVSQVINAYGTGAQMANLIQPFWAIAYLAAFRLRFQEILPFTFMLWLFVFIAGSLWFLIFPFGW; encoded by the coding sequence ATGGCGCAAGCAAATTCGCAAAACGCACAGAAGAAGACGATTACCGATAAGTTTATAGAATTCAGCTTAAACTATATTCCGGACTCCATGGTATTCGTATTGGGGCTGACCGTATTCGTCTTCGTACTGGCACTGATTTTTACGGACTCGACGCCGTGGGGATTGGTTGAAGATTATGCAAAAGGATTCTGGGAATTATTAAGCTTTTCCATGCAGATGTGCTTGATGATGATCAGCGGCTTCGTTATTGCTAATGCAAAGCCAATCCGCAAAGGCATCGTCCGCTTGATTGACTGGCCGAAGACGCGCGGCGGCACCATCGCTCTGTTCGCCCTGATTACCGGCGTTATTTCCTGGCTCCACTGGGGCGTCGGCCTCATGGCTACGATTATCATGGGCAAGGAAATCGCTATCCGCAAACGAGGCCAAGGCTTCCATTATGCTTTTATCGTCGCCATGGCCTATACAAGCATGAATATCATGGCTAACGGCATCTCCCAGGCTGCGCCGCTGCTGTCAGCGACGCCGGGCAACTTTATGGAAAAGATCATGGGCGGCATCGTGCCGATCAGCCAGACGTCCCTGTCTCCGTACATGATGACCTTCCTCGTATTGGAATTACTGGCTTTGCCCGTCGTATACTACCTGCTCATGCCTAAGAAGGAAAAGGCCGTAGAAATCAGCGACGAACTGTACAAGGAATTTACGGCAGAACCGGAAAAAGTCGACGCGTCGAAGAAATTGACGCCGGCTGAACGGTGGGAACGGTCCCGCGTGTTGAACACTCTCATTGCTTTGTTGATTCTCATCTGGTTCGGCGACCACGTCATTACAGAAGGCGTCAGCAAGATCAACCTGAACACGATCAACTTCGCCCTTTTTGGCTTAGGCTTATTGTTCCACGATTCGCCGCACAGCTATATCGAATCGGTAAAAGAAGGGGCGACGACTGTATACGGCGTCATCATCCAGTTCCCCTTGTACGCCGGCATTTTCGGTCTGATTACTTTCTCCGGCTTGGCCGACGAAATTACGGAGCTGTTTATCTCCATCGCGACGCCGGGGACCTATCCGTGGATCGTATTCATTTACACCGGCATCATGGACTTCTTCGTCCCGTCGGCAGGGTCTAAATTCGTCATCGAAGCGCCGTACTTGGTTCCGGCGGCTCAGCACCTGGGCGTTCCCGTTTCGCAGGTTATCAACGCCTACGGCACGGGCGCGCAGATGGCCAACCTGATTCAGCCCTTCTGGGCCATCGCCTACCTGGCGGCCTTCCGCCTTCGCTTCCAGGAAATCCTGCCGTTTACGTTCATGCTCTGGCTGTTCGTATTCATTGCCGGCAGCCTGTGGTTCCTCATTTTCCCCTTTGGATGGTAA
- a CDS encoding tyrosine-type recombinase/integrase produces MRNLCVIFYRCCTCIVNSPLKNSETNIINHHIKKVLPDTSIHVLRHTYATTLLARGVDIKTVAALLGDTVETVIKKYVHYSEEMRRNAAQNIQNIFDLE; encoded by the coding sequence ATCAGAAACCTATGTGTCATTTTTTATAGGTGTTGCACTTGTATTGTAAATTCGCCTTTAAAAAACAGCGAGACAAATATCATAAACCATCACATAAAGAAAGTCCTTCCGGATACATCGATTCATGTCTTACGGCATACGTATGCAACTACATTGCTGGCGAGGGGCGTTGACATAAAAACGGTCGCCGCATTGTTAGGGGATACCGTCGAAACGGTCATCAAAAAGTATGTCCATTACAGTGAAGAAATGCGCCGAAATGCTGCGCAAAACATCCAAAATATTTTTGATCTGGAATAA